In Sesamum indicum cultivar Zhongzhi No. 13 linkage group LG1, S_indicum_v1.0, whole genome shotgun sequence, the sequence ttctagaaCTTATATTAATGTCcaaatttttcctaaaattacattaagggtccaatttttttcctaaaaatggCATAAAGGTGCAAATATTGCCTATATTACATTAAGgtccatttttttcctaaaatccataatttttctaaaaattacattcatgttcaattttttcctaaaaattgcataagGCCCAAATTTgcctaaaattacattaaggttcatttttttaatgtaatcgcagaaattacagaaatttataattgcagaaatgacaaaaatttataatttcaagaaattacataacataattttttttacagaatattttttaaatcattgataatttacagaaaatatttttaaaaaataaaaaatataaaaataataaaattacagaaaatgattattttttttaaaattatagaaaatctttaaaattacagaaatttagtagagttttttaaaattacaagagtTTATGAAACAAAAGAGGCAAATTGGACATTTATCCACTTAAGAGAATCTCAAAAGCAGCAAAAAACAATGACAGCTCGTACAAAACGGCACATATGGTTCATTCTTCGCTTCTAACGAAAAGGGggtattttgttgtattttagaTAATACGAAGGGTTTTTAAtctataaatatgatataggGGGATTTCGCGCATCTAAAACAGTCACCAAAATCTTGTTCAAAAAGCAGTTAAAATACGATTAAATTCAGTTTCCAATATTTTTCCTGATTACCATTGTCAATTTTCCTTCATTAATCAACTGTAAATATACTCAAAAGAAGTATCAAATCAAATActggaaaaaaggaaaagaagaaaccaCAGTTTGACCTACAGATGAAAAACCAGCAGCACTATCTCTATCTCATCCATATATACTTCCCCATTTTCTGATTCCTGAACCCTCAACAACATTCTTAAATCAACAAAGCATATATTACAAGCAAAAAAGAActtacaagaaatataaaagaattaagaaCCCTAGACTCAAATTGTTATTACATTACTCATACTTATCTCAGTATGATCAACAGCAGCAACACTTGGATCAGTCGCCATTTCCGCAAGCTTCACAAGACTCCCCGTTGCCAGAATTATCTTTGCATTTATATCATGCAGAGCCCTAGCATGCAGACACCTGCACGCAGAAAACGCTGCCTGGAAAAGCTCCTCATTCTTTTGCGGGGCCATCAAACAGTGCCCCAGAATCCTCAGTATTGGCTGAAGAATCTCCCATGGCAGAATTATTCTCCCTCCTCTACCCTCCTTCTTTTCGACTTTCTGGGAATCATCGGTTGTAGAAGCCCCATCCCCCTTGTTTTCGTCCTCTTGTCCGGACCAAATCTTGCAGAATTCGCAGAACTCGATCTTGGATCCCACAGGGATTTGAGAGATTTTGCTGTAGTATAATTCCAGGGCCACGCCGACGATTCTCGCCCGCCTGGTGGACCGAACTGTGCCGTAGGGCTCCAGGCTGGGGGAGACCACGCCGAGGTGGAGCTCCGTGGCGCTGTTTTTGGCGGTTTGTTTGGTTTCGTGGTAGATGCTAGAGTGGGCGAGGTCGGGGATGCTGACGGTGATGGCCTGGCCATTGCGGGCGGCCGTTTCGTGGGCATAGATGGCGAGGAGGACAGACTCGAATCCGGGGAGCGGCTTGTGAAGTCCGGCACGGGAGAGGTAGACGCCAGCGAGGGTGGGGAGAAAGCGGAGAACGACGATTTGGAGGTCAGGCTCGGAGGAGCGGAAGGTGTCGTAGAGCCAAGCGCAGAGGTTGTCATTGACGGCGCCGGAATCGGGCCGACGGAAGAGTTGGGAGATTTGAACGGCGACTTCGGGGTCTTGGAGGAGGGAGGCAGCGGGGGTTTCCGATGAGGAGAGGGCCAGCGGGAGGCCGGGGAGGATGGCGGCGAGGGCCTCGATGGCGACGTGGGCTTTGGAGTAGGAATCCGACCAGGTGATCCGGGGTTTGTTGCTGGTGGATTTATCAGGGGATGCTGACACTTGATCCTCCATCGTAATGGagagggaagaagaaaaatggagaAGGATATGGGGGAAAAAATAGTAgaaactcaaaaaataaaaaatttgttttgttaGAAGGAGAACAATGAGGAGGAAAATGTGGATCTTCTAaggaaatttgattttttttttttcagaaaaaattatttgtttaatattggTTTTTATTTGGATTCTTCCTATATTTAGAGTAGGTGTTCCAATAATAAGATTGTAAAGCTCACAATATATTAAGTAACATCAACTTCATAAATAAGATCCACGTTAaatgtatacatataaattttggaagaaaataaaaacatttataaattatttacttgataaaatgtcatgaaaagaaatttaatatttaatcatagttaattatcattattaaaaataaatactataataaataattattagtcacGACCACGTAATAATTGTTGGATGTGATTTTTGCTATTGtgatttatacatttattatgacTAAAAACTATAGAAGGAATATTTACTGTGGCTTATAATTATGGCAAAAATAATTCCGATAaatgtaaattgcataaatagataaaaaaaaaatacaacaacacGGTTCAAGCAGTCGAGACCCCGTCAAACCAAGGGATCCTTCAAAGTCGGTAAAGAGCACGTGTACTAACTACTGAGGGGAGAGTATGACTAAATATGATATGTCTAATCTCCTCAACTATAATCCTAACAAGTGTGTCATATGTACGGCTAGTATGCTAAAACATCTGTTGATTCCGTTCTTGCCACAAGTGATACACTAACAACGTCAACAGTGCGCGGTATGAGGTGTTGATGACGTGTTTCCCCCTCCATTTAAGCGACATCCACTCTACGGCAATATTCCACGGTCGAATAGATCATCGGACCCATACAATCCCCCGAATATCTGCAATGAACTAACGAACATAATggcattgaaaaaataaatgctcATGTGTCTCAGAGATTCCGTCTTGGCAAAGGACACATGCCCCACCAGTGTGGTGCAGCCATGGTTTGACAAGAGTAAATAACTTCCCTAaaatagcaagccataagatAAATTGGTTGCAGGGAATCTTGAAAGGACCCAAGAATAGTGAAATCCAACCTACCTTGGATCCTTGAGGACAAAAGAGGTGGTACGTTGCCGCCGTTGTAAAAGTACCGTCATTCAAGCGCCAAATGATACGATCCTCCCCACCATAGATAACAGGCAGAAGGTGAATGATCGCTACGAATTCATTAGTGATTGGCAGCCAGCTCCATTCCCCATTCGCAATGACTGAGTGTAGAGAGTGCAGCCGAGGGGATGTTCGTAACGGTGGGGCCAGTGGGGAAGTAATGTATCAATGGCCCCAATTGATGCCAAGGGTCCTgccaaagagaaaataaatcccCATTACCAACCCGAAAGTCGATATAAGGTAATAGTCATGGTCGTAGAGCAAGAATCTGCCGCCACCCCCATAGCCCCCTTCTGTCACTGATTATCGAGATAGTGTTAGCTCCAAGTCGGGTATGGAATAACCAATCAACCCAGATAGATTCCTGTTGTCGCCCAATAATCTTCCATAAATGCTTGCACATGAGAGCTCGACTTAGGGCTAATATATCTATAAGGTCGAGGCCTCCCTCCTCCACTGGCCTACAAATAAGTGTCCATAAATCTTCAGAAAGCCCGTTCTTTGGTACCCTTCCAAACAAAGGTACGCAAGCGTTTCTCAATCTAACGAATCACCGTATTGGTAAGATAAATGTCGCTGCCCAATAGGTGTGAAACGACATCAGTATGAATTTGATAAGTTGCAACCTACCAGCAAATGTTAACCGAATTCTTTCCCATCCTTGAATTCggttatcaatttttttcaagagTGGAGTGTAGTCCTTGATCATGATACGAGGGGAAATAAGGGGGAGGCCGAGGTAACGAAGAGGGAGCTCTCCCTCTTGGAACGATAGAAGGAAGAGTAACCTGTTGCGGAGTCCATGTGTCGCCTTGGAGATAATAATGTGGATCTTATGTGGGTTGACACATAACCCGAAAAGCATCGCAAACCTATCTAGACCCTTTTTAAATAGCCCGATAGACGGTTCATCTGCCCTACAAAAGAGAATAAGGTCATCAGCAAAGCAAAGTGAAAATAGACCCATCGCCTCACACTTCCTAATGAAACAAGAAATCGTCATCCTGATCGATAAGTTGTTGTACGATCATCTATAATACCTCCATAACAAGGACAAATAAATAAGGGGACATAGGGTCCCCTTAGCGCAACCCTCATGCCCCTTTGAAGTAGCCGTGTGCTGTGCCATTGAGAAAGACTGAATAAGCAGGCGTGGTGACACACTCCTCTATCCAACTGATAAAGGTCCTCGAAAATCCAAACAGATGCAACACAACCAGTAAGAAGTCCCATTCTACTGTATCGTATGCCTTTCGTAAGTCCACTTTCAGTGCACATCTTGGTGGAAGGCATTGTTGCTTATAGCTAGAAAAAAGTTTCTGGGCTAGCAGAATATTGTCACTCATCGACCTGCCTGGAACGAACGTGTTCTGTGAGGGACTGATCAAATCATCCAGGATGCCACGCAGACGTTGTACTATAATCTTTGTAATCACCTTATATAGCACATTGCAACAAGAGATAGGCTGAAATTCTTCAAAATTGTTGGGATTGCGTACCTTAAGAATAAGTGCGAGCAACGTTGCATTCACTTATTTGAGAAGTTTTCCGGTGCGAAAGAACTCCATAACTGCACTGGTGATCTCCTGCCCCACTACAGGCCAAGCCGCTTTAAAGAATCCAAAAATATAGCCATCCGGGCCAGGCGCTTTGTCTTCTACAATATCAAAAATCGCCTTTGACCTCATGCGGTGTGACTAGCCACATCAAGTCACGGCCTTCCGCATCCGACAACAAGCGTCGAGCCTAGGAACGTAAGTGCCGTAAGTCAAGAGCTCGGTTCCGTCTAGCCCCTCCCAAAAGCCGCTGGTagaaatgaacaaattcaTTCATAACTGTTGTTTGATCCGTCAATAGTGTACCCCCATGGCTCGTAACTTGGAGGATATGTTTGGCAGATCTACGTGCTGCCACTTTTCACAAGAAAATTCGAGAGCATTGATCACCACCTTTCAGCCAACCCATCTTTGCACGTTGTTGTAGCATATGTTGTTCAAGTCGAGTAGCCAACAGTAAGATCAACTTACAACAGTGCTCCAATTTAAGTAGCTGCGAATTATGACGGTCTAGCTGCAAGAGAGATTGGGCTATGTGGAGAAAAGCTTTTGCCATATGGACGTTAGCCGCCAAATCCCCCTTGTTCCTTCGTTGCTTCCGGAAGATAGGTTTAAGGGCCTTCAATTTTCGAGTTACCGCATACATAGCACTTCCCATAATGTTGTGCCGCTGCACATTCCACACAAAAGGGGTGAATTTCGAAGATAGAGctagataattattaaaccGGAACATACGTACAATAGATTGAGCAGGAGTACCACGTATAACCAATGGAGAATGGTCAGATGTACGTGGTGTAAGACATTCATAGTGCGCAGATGGCCACTGCCCCAACCATCGATCATTGACTAGAAACCATTCTAATCTCTTCCAGAGACTGCGACTGTCAATGCTACAGTTGTACCATGTGAATCTCTCCCCCTGCATAGGAAGACTGAGAAGACCCGTGTCGTGAAGGCACTCAAGGAAATCTGTCATGCCTAACCTTATGTCACCTAAATTGCTACACAATTCACTTATATCGAGGACAGTGTTAAAGTCGCCACCAACCAGCCAGGGAGACTCATCAATTCCTTAGACTAAGCGATCAAAATCCTGCCACAACTCTCCATGCACGCTCAAGTCATTTGCAccataaataatgataaataactTATGTATATTCAtggcaaaaataatttatggtGGATAATCTAAGGGGTTGGTATCCTCTATTCCATGAAGTGTTTCATCTCCTATTACATCCACGGATTAATGCCACGtggaaaatattgaaaatgagaaatacTGATAAGATTTATGAGCAAGAAACAGAaattctctcacacacactcaaACGCATTGTCTCTCCATCTCCTCCTCTATCAACAGAAGATGACAATATGTGGCAAAATCtagtaacaataaaaattataacaattaattatatgcatatacatatatatatatatcacaaatcattacaaacaaatttaatatttagtcATAATTATAGACATGCGGTTAAGagtaaataattgtaataaatggTAATTGATCAAagtaatatcatatttataatataaataaaaataccatatttatttactacTGCCTATTATTtagattataataaagtatCGTATCGTTATTTATACtatctaatcaatatataGATACCGATAATATAGTATGTtttgataattctttttaaatagttatttatataaatgtatatgaattttatgtcatatttcaatagcaatttttaatttttatacttttgtaaATTAACAAGTTCTAACAAataacttataatattttatatttattaatgagTATATTTACACTAAAATACTATGTAATCTATTGTACTGCTTATAAACTTATGTCCTAATATGATGGTttctaagaataataataacataacagatggttgaataatttttattattttcatttgtttgtaTCATATTTATACAGAAAACTAATAGcttcttgatttctttaaagaaaaatctgTTATGTTTGCATAATTGAAAGAAACACAATTTAAATTACCACATGTATGTTTATGACCATTCTCATTTACTTTAAGAaagtatgtttattttttttttaatacaatgcAAATCATGTgcaagtatttatataatttgatgtatatgtatattttatatttttactaattatattactattgAACTAATAGAAGACATATAATAAAGATATTGTGAAgtcatatattcataatattagaTTAAGATATTGCACCATATgctttttaatactttttataataaatataaaagtatttgatattatatgtttataataataaatttttattataaataaaaagcacTAATAGGTTTGAGTTTGACTGGATACGAAACGAGCACATGAGCTTGAGCTTGAATTCTTTATATGTGCTTCGGGATCGAGATCGACCTCGACCTCGACCTAAtgctatttcaaaaattaaacactatataatttcaatgaccattcctaaatatatcactattatatataaataactacAGTTCCAAAATTACACCAACAGTACTACAACAAcctttccaaaaataaaccgaattaatttacaaaactattttaaaatttattcaatgcgttccaatcaaacaaataaaattttggtattcAAATATACTATTAGGAGCAGTAAAAAACAATGTAGTATAATAACCGTTCCACGTTGGGAACGGTCCTCTACTAACCATTTCTAAATTTCAGGAACGTCGTCTGTAACGACGGAATGTAAACTATTCTAGagattaattcaaattaatttcttcaattcaaatcattccaaaaggcaaaaaaatcatttcaaaaacTGGTGTAAATCTcgaattttgtatttttttgtagcaCACCCTGTGTTCGCCCGCCGCACCGCGTCCCAtcccaccaaaaataaattttaaatgaactaatcaaataaatgGTGAAATTGAAgatcaaattagaaaaaaatatttttttcattttactcttaattttgtatttatataagtgtctcaaattatgtattaaaaacaACAATCATTTTAGATGTAGATAATTTTGATAAGACAtagttttcaatttaaaatgaatggTATAAGGCAAAGTAAAtgttcatttatattattaattttgtcatCAAGTCATATCATTTTACGTACaatctacaataaattatataatataaggaatcattcaaataatattttattttattaataattaatatcaatttagatttaaatacatCAACAtagttttcaatttaaaataaattgtataagaaaatgtatatgttcatctaaattttttaattttctgataaagtaatatcattttacgatctactttgaattatataataaaaagaatatattcaagtaatattttattttattaataaataatgcagtttagatttaaatacattaaaattattttatgaatgatatAAGACAAAGTATACattcatctaaattattaattttctcatcaagtaatatcattttacgATTTACAAcgaattatatattacaaataatacattcaactaatattttattttttaattaataatattaagttaaatttaaatacctTAACATACattcatctaaatttttaattttctcatcaactaatttttattctttatattttttatatagagttgaatatatgtaaaattgtTAAGATTTACATACaatactataatatttttgttattaatgtattacatacaaataataaaaagtatataaaatctaGGACGGGGCAGGTTGGGTTCGGTACAAAAT encodes:
- the LOC105156723 gene encoding uncharacterized protein LOC105156723; its protein translation is MEDQVSASPDKSTSNKPRITWSDSYSKAHVAIEALAAILPGLPLALSSSETPAASLLQDPEVAVQISQLFRRPDSGAVNDNLCAWLYDTFRSSEPDLQIVVLRFLPTLAGVYLSRAGLHKPLPGFESVLLAIYAHETAARNGQAITVSIPDLAHSSIYHETKQTAKNSATELHLGVVSPSLEPYGTVRSTRRARIVGVALELYYSKISQIPVGSKIEFCEFCKIWSGQEDENKGDGASTTDDSQKVEKKEGRGGRIILPWEILQPILRILGHCLMAPQKNEELFQAAFSACRCLHARALHDINAKIILATGSLVKLAEMATDPSVAAVDHTEISMSNVITI